Below is a window of Vigna radiata var. radiata cultivar VC1973A unplaced genomic scaffold, Vradiata_ver6 scaffold_373, whole genome shotgun sequence DNA.
gtaaataaattggaaaactagatgtcagtttcgatgtcaggcGACATCTATCACATCATAGACGTCACATCTGCCGCAAcctgacgtccaattgcctgaggtatgtgataagacagtccattaaCGTCGGATTTtcaggggaccgacgtctacgaggctgcaattaatgctgcccatcaaattcccaggagcttagacgtcggctggAAAGGGCACCAACGTCTACGTCACTGATAGGAAAATCAAatgtcaaccggttcagctttagacgtcgaatagacgtcggatcctgTGAAAAAGCGACgtctgggctacaattaatgttgttcacctaatttcccaggcaattagacgtcacgtagtcaaacgccgacgtctaaggcctgtctggaaggcgggaagacaaaaattcttcaatgtagacgtctGTTCTGAGGGGCACCAACGTCAACGTTcctttattttcaccaaattcgagggttggAGACGTCGGATGTTAGAGGCGCCGACGTTaacttccctgacaggaaaccaaaacgtcaatcttttcagcttcctagacgtcagtttctggagcaaccgacgccccattttcattttaaatagaccgcgaACTCTTCTCAAAATTCAGTTTCAATCGCGTCTttatctcttctcctttttctctgcttctcctctacTGTTTATCTCTTGCTGCATTGCgttgtcgtttctcataacgtcattggaTTCGTcctctcatttttctctcttgcatcctaggttcgtggtttttttttatgctaccCGTTTAAaccttctttagttttttattgattatcttgtcgttgaactgattaaaattttctttctttgtgttgtgttttagtgcagttttgatcctctctttgggtaacatagtgtaacattcttcctttgctggtttcctcacaagaagagtggcgatcttttgagctctctagttcttccgacccaaaatggtacctgggtccttgtctacttctcgacaccgtaatttttttctgttgcggttgattAATGGGAAGTACCCATGGATccaagttcggttttgggttgaaaggactagaggattcaaaagacgcaagctttttttgtaaggaaactagcgagagaagaatgttacacaatgctactgaaagcctggatcaaaactgcactaaaacacaaaattgttgttagatgtcggttaaagccatgtccgacgtctataacaacatagtcgtcggttagtgtcattttaaacctctttatatatattcatgttgacgtcggtttaatcataggaGGACGTCTAtacagagtaattagacgtcgatGTGTGTTTAAGCAGATGTCTATagagacgtcggtggatatctgTAACCGATGTTGAGTTGGACGTCAGTTCGGAGGAATTCCGACGTCCCATAAACGTCACCCGTTGAGACGTCGGATGTGAATGtgatgttaaaagcccaaattaactgacgttaaacaacatttttcactagtgtaaaaaaatTGGATGACTGTAGAAGTAGTTAAAATAAAACGATATGTAAATAGatgaatatatataacttgggtgaatatataaaattatcaataaaactTGGAAGAACtatgtttattgttttataataagGGATTCAACACGAAGactcaattttcaatttatgatTGACAAAATTTTCGTCTTAAAACCTTAATTCAATATTGAGTTTATGTATCTTTCAtcttataatgtatttttaatttctgcatttttataagaattaaattcatatttgaatttgtaaacGTTTATGATACTTCAACTTCCAAGAACATTAAGATGTGACTATATACAGTGTCTTTGTTGTAgttattagaaataattttaagataaatttactATGAATCCAATGGAACAAAAATTCATGATGTTTCGTGGTATGGCTGACATGTGTTGTACATGATAAATCGATAGTGTCTTCTATGAAACTGgatgataaatattatttacatgataacacataaataatgtttaaaatattataaaaataatattgtctaagtattaTTATCTTAACTTTATACAACTTTAGTAtactttgataattttttttttttttaattctaaacaTATAagcacacacatatatacagAGAGGTTACTAAAATAATGTGTTTTTAGTTCCAATTCATAGATATAACtacatcatttttattaaatataaaaattaaaactgaacattttttataaaagctaTGTTTTTTATCTATACAAATTTTACTCCTCAATCTAAATCATGACCCTTTGTTGATTCTCATCCTTAAAAGGAGAAAGACAATTCAAATTTGTGCTCCAAAAAATATTCTTTGGTGATGGTGATCACTAATAAAGAATATCTTCCACTTTAtggatgtttttttttttttttgtattggtctaagatttaatttttttagaaatgaaGTTAACAATTGAATGATTACACACTAAAGGACACTAGTATTAATATGCCTTCATTTATTATAAGTTTTACTAAATACTAGTATTGGTCAAATAAAACAGAGGGAATTTAAAACCATAATTTATGTGCCAAAACCAAAAAAGTTAATCTGATTTTATTTAACTTCCCTATACACATGAAAATCTGATTCCTCCATTGAATAGTGGAAACGTTAGGTCCTAAAAAGGGAAAGCAGGAATTTGGATAAGTTGCATAAAAGAGCCATGGCATGAGGGAGAGATATTCCCacaaaataagtatataaaacCTTTCCTCATGTGATTCAGAATATTTCTAATGTTCTTTCCAAGGGAACCTCAATTGCAATCTCAATACTTACTTCATCctattcataaaattaaactcAACTCTAAATCCCaacaaattttaagtttaaattctcAAATAATATACCAAGTATTCTAAATTCATTATTGGGTCACCTAGAATTGTCACTAAGTAAAGAACATGTAAATTAGATATTAGAAAATATAGTAATAATGGaagtcattatttaaaatacaaatcataattattataaaagtaaaattttgggaaaaaattattcaattggaaaaatcattattatatattgattagaaattttaaaatatatttttagatattgtTATATAGATACATctacaaattaaaagatattttgagatattattatacataattagatattattgttggataataatcataaaatagaATGTATTATTTAGGGTCTTACCATAatcaattagaataaaatattaagataaaatatattatctagaAATTTATtggaattaattaatttaaaaataattttattttactatattataaaaataacgggcttttataaatattttgaaaataaatctaattGGGTTAGGTATGTcttttattagataaattattattagatatcttagataaatatcctatttttatctttatcttttatttttagttggtttgttatttcttcttattaatattttggacttagtctatatttcttctattataaatagagtaatCTATGTATATTCAAGACaaggaaaattaatttcatacataATGGTTACTATATTAGACactctttatttatatagaGACTCAAgccattagaaaaaaaaaaaaaaaaaaagagataaaaacttTGAGGATGAGAGTCAGAGTTTGATATAGTTGTGTGAGAGTTCAAGGATGCTGTTGAaggatattttatattctaGCAAAAAGTTTTAGCAGGAAACCCAGGAAAGGAGAGCTTATATTCTTGATTTCTTATATTCTTGATTCATTACATTCATAATTTGTTACATTCTTGATTCCTTGATTCttatttcttgattttgttttctttgttttcctttcttgtCATGTTGTTGGGTATGTTGTCGTGCTATTTGGTATGATGTTTATATTGTTTGAGTTTGTTGTCGTGTTGTTTTTGTATGACGTCATGCTGTGTGTGTGTTTGGTCAAGTTGTTTGTGATGATTGTTAAGTTGTAGGTGTTGTTGGTTGTGttgttttatttcattgtcGAGTTCTGAGATTGGTTATGTGATGTTTGAACATGATTGTATTGTATGCTATGTGTGAGGTTAAGACAAGTTGTTATGAGATCGTTTCGTTGCACCAGTAAATCCTAATATTTGGGCTTTTGACTGTGTGATACGAAAAATAGGCTCTTTTTGACCTTGTGTGTGAAAAGAGAGTGACATTCAAATGTTGCACCTTCTTTATACGAGGGGAATGATGTTCTATTGTCTCTGGCTCATTGCGGAGTATAATACCCAATATGTTGATGTTTTTACTCGTAAATCTTTATAGAGTAGGAAAACAAGTCCTTTAACCACGAAAACGAAACAACTCGAACATATCTGAATGTGAAAACTACAAGTGTTATGGTAAGgtacaaaaacacattttaataatattaatgtgattATCTTTATAAATTGAGGATGAGTATTTGAATAGTATAAATGAGTgtaattattgtatattatcCTATATTGTTTCTTGCTAGCTCACTCTTATATTGTGGTTTTCACTTacataatcatttttataaaaagatgatATAGTTAGCTCAAATGTTGTATAAATCAACgagtgaattaaaaaaagataaaaaattatgattgttttaataaaatttatttataattttatttcataattaaattaaaattttggtttatttttcttaaattataaaaacttataaaatttggattttcacaatagtattataatttaaaaaattttagttttcactCATGACATCCCAAAATTGAGATGTTACACACCAAACTCCTAGCTGATAGCTCTAGGCAtgaaataaactataaaaaactTAACCTGAATTGCAATCATTCATAATTTGCCTGAAAGACGACCTTAATTATAGTGCCTCAATGACACAGATACGATCTTCAATCCACTACAAACGACTTGAATAAAACCTATCTACCAGAAATGTGATTTAATGTGCAGTCTTCCCGTTATTGGATGTGGAAATGAGAAAACCATAAACAAGGATTGCGTTTATGAGAAGACACCTTTAAAGACCCCCTTTAACTtgattgaaatatttgatgattGATACCATAATGTAACTACTAAAAGCTCATTAAGGAGTAAAACCCACCTCAATGTCTTGATTTAAAAGATTAACTGCACAATGGGTATGAAGAACCACCtataactaaaaagaaaagtgtCTTTTAGCTTGATTTCCATGCACCAATAATTACAGCTTTTTCCTCTGACCAACTAAGTTTCATGAAATATGGATATAGCCGGACCCCAAAAGGGGTGATAGCAGCAACCAGGCATGATCTGTAACTTATCTCAGGTAACAATCATATGATCGAAACCTCCTCCAGCTTGTAGTGCAGGAACTCTATTCACTCCAACATTGTGAAGCAATTGTTGTAGCCACCTTCTAGTTGTGGGGTCTTCCTGAAGAAACAAAACCGAGACCAGAGATAATGTAAGCAAACAAAGCATGTAGTTGGTTTGGTAGAggagaaaaattaaatgcaatcATTTAGGTACTTCTAGTGTTATTTTCAAGTAAGAATTGGtttcattttcaataataataattttacaattaagatCAACCTAGGTTCCTCAGTCAAATGGTGtcgttttcaaaattaaaattgggaCCTCACCTTCATAATCCACGTCATAACTGTTTACATATAAGATCAACATAAATTCCTAAGGTTaaactctaattttaatttaaaaaaaaacaccaaaaacacTTTAAAACAAGTGTATCTAGATTTTGCTATATAAAATTGACTTTTCTAGTCAATTCACTAGAATCCTTCAACTTTTGATTTCTGTAATCCAGCCATTCACTCATTTCATTAAATCCAATTTGTATATCACAAGAACTAGAAGCACTTACACGAAGGCAACTGCTGAAAGTGGCATCTCTTAACATGTCTGGTAGACAGCTTCTTAATGCATCGCAAGCCCTGTTTTAACGCAAAGTTTAATTATAGttaaacttgaaaagaaaatcaGCTGAAGAGGAAATTTAGTTTGAAGGGGTGAAGAAGGAACAAGTAGTTGCAAATTACTAACTAACCTTGGATTATCTGACAGGCGAAGATAGCACCGAATGATATGCTTCAGTAGACGAGATGAGGGTTGCTCAGCAAGAGCTGCCACCATGTTCCCCAAAACTCTACCTACTGCAAAAAAGCGCTCGGCTGTAGTACAAATATAGTCCAGGCCGACATCGTCCAAAAGAATTTTTTGAACAATAAATGTTGCTACCTGGGTGGTAGAGGTTTCATTAGACAAGCATGATCCATTTTACAACtgtttatgtatatattgaAGATCAAGAGAGAGTGGAAATTTAAAATGTCCAAGTGGCTTAATGTCTACAGATCGAAGGAGATCAAGAGTTTACATCTTTAGCATTCATAACAAAATCGTGAATCTATGTCAAATATCTGCCTTTAGGATCAAGAATAGCATTCAAACTCATCTATTACGAATGCCAGTGCtcaaattaatcttataaaactaaacatgcgatgaaaatttcaaagcccCATGATGTAGCCAAGAGCTTAAATTGAGACCAACTACTCTTTATAGGCAAAACAATAGTCACAGATCAAAATAGTCTTCTCAAGTAAAGGTTCCTGTGTCAATTTATCTCATGCTATCTCAGTAATGAACATATGAATCCATACACAGATAAATCATAAATGGTTGTATTAGAACGAGAAAGATAGAGTCACATAAATACACACGTGCTCACTGGAAAAGAGTACATATACACATGTTAATGAAACAGAGACCAGAAAAAAGTGCTCAGaaatatgaaagaaacagaaactAAATCAAATTTACCAGACAAATAAGGTGATGGCATACGTTTACCAAAGACTAAAAACAAAGAATCGGTAAACTCAACTGTTTTGGATAGCTCACTACCCATTTCCATGGTGCGCAAGCACAGAGGAATTATTTCTGTTGAAAGAAGGAAACTTATAACTTCTGTATCATCAACCTGGTGGATAAAAATTGTCACAATTGACAAAAACATAACATATTAGAtatgaattataataaataaaaaaaatgaaacacagTGATAATGTAACATAACAGTGGGACAATACTTTGTCCTTGATAGTGGTGAATAACCCATACTAACAAATTGGATTCGCAGCTATTTGTGTTAAGAATGTGGtgataatttctttataaatattgcCATATAATCATCAATCATgtatattatcttataattttttatgttttcaccCAACAGAATGGGCAAGGAAGAAATACCTTCACCAATGCACCGATGACACCAAGACTGGTAAGCCTCAAGTACTCAAATGGTCTTGACTTGCTTGTTGTATTAAGGAAGGGGTACAGATATAAAGGTATATGAGCTGCAGTGGAGAAAAAAGCAAGTGCAACAATTCATTGAATGAAACATCAAGCACTTCATGTACTATCCTTGAACAAGCAAAAACTGTGATGGAAATTATGAAGTCAAAAGTTCTCATaattattcaatacaaaaaagATAATACAAAACTAAATGCTTCTAGCCAAACAAGTTTAGAACTATTAGACGTAACAGGCTTAAACCCATCTCTTTgtattttcctatttataaaTGCATATCCGCATGTGCTCAATATACATTAGGGATTCAAACAATGactctcttttatttcaacAAGTGTGTAGATATTGGAAGTAAGAAATCTAACACAAGGTAAAAGTTATGCAGCTAAACTAGGAAGTCAGGAATGACCTAGAGACAGTGAGAGAAAGGAACTTGATTTTTAAGCAACAAAAGAAGTCCTAAGATGAGAAAGACTGACAAGATTCACTttcagttataaaaaaaaaaagatatatattggATGGAAGATTTTCAGCAGACCATCTTAAAAATCATTCAGGATAAGATATCCTCCAACCCATCCTACAAatcatttaaaaacaaaacatagacTAAACCAAAGCAATCAGCAAACAGGCATTCCAACATATGCATTATATTACAGTGAACAAATTCAAGAAGAATGActtaaatttacaaaagaagAGGATGTCTGCATCCGTTTATGCAGTATATAAGCAGAAATCAAATTAGAAAgctaattttaacaaataacgtaaacccaaaataaaaatattgacaaTTCAATCAACTCCTAACCCTTAAATCATAAGTCCATAGTCATCTATGAATGAGTTCATGAACTTGACTTGTATTATGTCCCTAAAATGCTCAGCTGAACATTGTAGTTTCCAGAGCTTCTTAATTCATTATACTATTCAGATGGCACCAACCAATTCGAAAAAAGCTGACAGAATATTCTAAAGCACTAGAgcatatagaaaaaatagagtCCAGATTGTCTACTGGTTTTTCTGGTGTTGTCCCTCTGCTGAGCCTTCAAAATACACTCGTGTTGGTATATTAAAAGagtttttgatatatttttaaaacattaaaatcagTGTCCATTAGTGAATTTTGGAGGCACAGTAGGGACAGCACCAAAAGTTCAACAGAGAATCCAAATTCGAAAAAATACTGAAAAATGTGTAACACAAAGGTGATTAATAGAATCACACAGAAGTTTAAAGTCCTTCACATGAATAAGGAAAGTGACGATACCATTGAGGAATAGCATCCTTGTATCAGGGTGAGATGCTAcacactgaaaaaaaaattacaagggAAAAACACTCAGCAGCATCagcattttgtttattttcttcataacatattttgaaaggagataaattgaaaagaagataaaataaaaaagtatgatATTTATGATATGCTCATTTCCTAAGCACCTGGTTTTCAGAATTAATAAGCTTAAAAAAGCAGTACTCAATAATGTTTTGGTTTCATTTGTCCTGTAAAGAGACATAACCTGGCTAGCATAATGTATTCTATTATAGAAAATGCATGCTAGAAATTTGATACATAGTTTTGGAGTGTATACATTGACCAAGGCTGATTAATCGGTCAGAAAAATGTAGCATGCAGATATAATTTCACGGTTAGGGCAACGGTTCACACTTCATTGAAGTAACCGAATTCAGTGTTTACAACCAAAATGTGGTTAAAAGGGTCTATGCTTTATACATAGGTTACACCTCCTTTACATATTCCAACAACAACCAAGCTTTTTCCAGCCATATGGATGAAAGAATTCCATATTGTTGTATTGTTAATCATGCATAGTTTGGTGTTCTAGAATATGGTAGTCAAATAATGAAAgactaaaacaaaatgaatgtCACAATAAAGCACAGAAAACATCTTGATAGGACAAAGTCATCTGACCTGAAGAAGAGCAAGGGCATTACACACTCGATTTGATTGTGCAGGAGTAAGATTTGGTGGTGAAAGAACTGGGTAAATTGAAACTATTTCctgaaacaaaaatatcaaatccTTGTCAGTAGAGGAAAGTTGTGAAGAAACTAGCTACTGAAAAACAATGAATAAAAATCCAAGTCTAAGGGATAAaatgagaaataatttttttcaatgacacaaatgcttacaaaatatgaaatcaaattaaatctggagaaaaatgaatgagaaaaattaaaccTACAATGCTCATAGCTGCAGAGACTATAAAATACAACATCCGAATTAAATGAGCAATAAATAGTATGTTTAGTTTGGTTAAACGGAAATGAAGaaaggggagaaatattttagatttagcCTCTTTTctatcataaagttggaagggAACCAAACCAAACAAGGAAACTTCTCCCTTCTTAAGGCTGAAAAAGTGCAGTTTGCAGAGTATCCTAAGAATAAAAACTTACTAATTACCAAAAGAACGATCAACCTAGCTattaagaccaatttataagtTAATGGTCGTAAACAAGTTATCTTACACCATCACCGTTTACTTTTATCACCGATCACCACCCCATcagttttttataataaaaaatttggtttttgCTAAGAAAGTTGGAAGCAACATCAACTTATCAAAAGATATAACAGATCAGAATGGatagaaaggaaataaaagcaCAAGGAGAGAGAGCAAtgtaaaaaaaactgaaacttTTACAAACTAAGTAATaatttacaagaaaaattgaagcaaagtATGGTTAACTATACAGGAAAGAAATGTTACTTGGGATAGCATACCTGCAAAAGTGCAGCAATAGTACCAAAAGAATTCCATAACAAAGGAGCCAGGTCTTGAAATAGCTCCCTCTTCTGAAATGCAAAACCAAGACAGAAAAACATTGATCAGATACCTCTATATGAGTGTATCACAAATACCCAAAATTTCTCAATATAAATGGTATGCCACTAAATCATTTTACTGATCTAATAACACACAATAAGAACAACCACCAAGCCTTTTCCTACTAGGCAGGGTTTGCTAATCAAATGATATCATAATATTATGGCGTAAATTACGTCTTAGATTAGTTACACACATAATATTTAAAGCTTCTTATATTCTTTATCAGAACTTACATATTTGAGTAAAGCATAGAGGATTGCTagttaaaatattgaaaaaaaaattgaacacagTGGGTTACTTGTCCTAAAGAGTAGACATGGATTCAAAATTGGAAATTATATGGGACTGAAATAGAACATTGTTAGAATAAATagtcttaaatataatttattgtaaagGTGTTTGTGTGCTTTGCGCTGCACTTAGTTCCTAGATATAGCTTTTCAGATTCCTTTCTCTCATAAATTGTATCTGATGTATCaatagttgttaaaaatatGAGATCCTTAGAGAAATTCactttaaaatacattataattcCTTTGTATTATTCTTATGTTGGTATAAGGGTGGGTGGATCCCTCTTTACTTGTCTCTGTCCAACAAAGGAATTGTCCATCAATCATTATCTGAGCCGTCCGCCACCATCAGTTGCCATCAGCTACCGAAGTTTGGTCCTCTAAAACTTCCATCCTGTCGGCCTTGAAGAGCGTGACCCAACCCCAATGGGTGTGCAACCAAATTTCGATCGAAGGACCAGCACACACCATCCAATCACTATGCTGCCCTAGGTCGTGCATGTGTCTCGTGCTCCACCTTCCAGTGGTCAGAATCTTCCCAGACCAACACAGTTTGACTCACCAAAGCTCTCTAAGCCTGTTTCCGCCCTATGTTCTTCATTCCGGAAGCATTTGGTGAGTCTCCTAGTGTCGAACGAAGTTTCTCTTACTTATCCTAGGTTTCTCTAGGTTGCCTTTTGTTCTTCTATGATGAACTATTGGACCGCATCCTTATCTCTACCTTGTTTAACATGTCTTCAGGGACTATTTCCTCTTCCTCTGGATCTCCTTCCATAACTTTCGAAAAATTTAATGGAAAAAACTACCTATCTTAGTCTGCTTCAGTTGAACTTTGGTTCCTTAGCCAAGGTTTCCATGACCATTTAAAAGATGGGAGTTCATTTCCACCAAATCAATTCAACAGTGTAAGAAAACTGATTTTCAGCTTTCTGCTCTACTTTAGCAATAAGTAGAGCCCAATATTTTGAGCATTCTCCAATCATTCAAAACATGTAATTCCTTTTGGAAAAAGgctcaaaatatttttgcataCAATATCCAACACCTCTACTATATACCTATACgaccacttatatactataatttaacTATATCTCCAGTTGATGTGGAATTTGCAACAAATCTAACAAATGCttctatatattaatattaataattaatatttttttaacatatatgtaGTTTGTATAGTATGCCACATATGTATTgtttaattacatttatattactttcacttatatatatatatatatatatatatatatatatatattacttaaaatttacCATTTTTTAACAGAACAAATTATTGGACATTGTTtctgatatttaaaatattttctttaatttgttgtcCCTAATCAGACTTTCTTTTGAGTCCCAAAAGCTTGTTAgataatgttttgaaaataaaatactttatataaCACTTCAGagacaaaaatgtaaaacaaaatgaTTATTGGGAATGAAAGAGTTAAACTAATTTACCAGGGACCACaaagaaaattcaataatttataagggataaaaaacatattcaacTCTTATCTACCTGATTACATCACACATCATGtttcatttagtttttattatcatctagttaacattttttaaatatttttttaatttcttaaatcaTAGATTATggtttatttactttattatatcataatataaataacaattcACCAATAACAGCTTTAAATCCAACCATGTAAATATGACACAGGAGTGTTTAACTTGAATTGGACACAACTTGAGGTTGAGGCCCaataaataacaaatgagaAATAGACACACATAAACCCAAAAGACCTGACCCAATAGGTTCTCTATTAGCTACACAAAAAGAGTGTAGGTTTAGACAAAAGTATGAAGGAAGTTCTAAAGTGTTTGGTGATGAAAACTTCCCTTGAACTTCAAAACACCACATAAGTGTGATGGCGATTGTCTCTGTACATGGCTATTGTGGCGGGTTTAACCACAACTTGAAAATGTTAACTGAGAATCTTGCTACACCTCCCTGCTATGATAGCAATGACTATTGGTAACCATCAATAGGTCCAAACAACATCTAACAAGCAGTGGCTGTTTATAACTATCGATAAGTCCAATAACCTTTGATAATCATAGTGGTGACTATTGATAACCATGGATAAATCAAAACAATAGCTAGATTCTGATGCCattttagaatttgattttaagcTAGGTCATACTCACAAAACTGACTTTAATATAGAGATGTGTCTACCAGTGTAATTTGATGGTATCACTCTAGTCAatgtaaaatttcaaacatCTCTAATAACATTCAACTACCCCCAACTCATTCATGTGGCTAAATCTAACAAAGGGAATTAATAATAGCAATACCAAAGCCATGAAACAAGTAATCACCACCACCAATATTTTTGGTCCTGTCATGGTTCTTTTGTCTATTAGGTCATATTTTAATCCGCTTGCAGTAATGTGATGCTGCTAACTGCtggttattttttttcatatgacaAGTGATCCAACACACATTAACCACTACATGGTTCATCCCACTATTTAAACACATACAAACTGATCTCATTTCTTTCCACCTTTTCTTctccaaacaaaaatcaaagtgataagagagagaaacaaaCAAGGGAAACAAAGCTTTAATAAACACAGGACAGTTACCCTAACTCATGAACAACACAATGTCTAAATGGTTAATTaatacacacaaaaataaagagagagaaacaagTTTCAATTCATATTCACAAactgacaaataaaaaataaataaataaataaataaaaaccctaaGCACATACTCAGAAAATCGAAAACAAAAACTCCAAACTTTAGTCCCTGGGCATAGCAATTCAAACTACAAAAAATTGAAGCCGAAACTTGGAAGCGCAAGTAAAAAGGATTGTTTATAAGGGTTAACCTTGGACAGTTCCAGAAGCGCATTTTCTCGTAGTTCAGGGTTGCTGAGTTCCAATACCAGTTGCTCAGCAGATGCCATCTTCCGATCTTTAC
It encodes the following:
- the LOC106780165 gene encoding CCR4-NOT transcription complex subunit 9: MSNLPQSLSMGAAAFGGGGPPSSSGGTGAQGSGGGKDRKMASAEQLVLELSNPELRENALLELSKKRELFQDLAPLLWNSFGTIAALLQEIVSIYPVLSPPNLTPAQSNRVCNALALLQCVASHPDTRMLFLNAHIPLYLYPFLNTTSKSRPFEYLRLTSLGVIGALVKVDDTEVISFLLSTEIIPLCLRTMEMGSELSKTVATFIVQKILLDDVGLDYICTTAERFFAVGRVLGNMVAALAEQPSSRLLKHIIRCYLRLSDNPRACDALRSCLPDMLRDATFSSCLREDPTTRRWLQQLLHNVGVNRVPALQAGGGFDHMIVT